One part of the Solanum dulcamara chromosome 8, daSolDulc1.2, whole genome shotgun sequence genome encodes these proteins:
- the LOC129900886 gene encoding uncharacterized protein LOC129900886, with amino-acid sequence MMNVFAISLVLATLFTAGVFSPNPENKEDVIVKEGHRVVVVEYGPSDGQTKVSISPQETEHKEKTGYVSDVKDKLSEKAEQVKENVGFHRLNARELVCDAFGKCKHRIASALEGAKDSVSEKVHEIEEEAKEGFEKVKDKAHEASGKASELKEKAKEYVVKKVDEVKEGVKETAEEVRTKAVDTAHTLKLHLKKNASEDLDLIKDKVKEDAERLTVEGKKDYHVVRRFFSHVSAYIFSSKNIRSLMGIIHLLGFALSYGVCVWMTFISSNILARSLPKQQFAMVQSKIYPVYFKTMSYGVAAAFLGHMLPYYSNLTEIIQGLVFLVIFSMTMFNSLYLEPRATKVMRERLKLEKEERKGKDVFDVEPSISSVDALKDPTGINTGETVSHEPIETQEGLSEETARLKPQVERLSQTLKKLNVISSVLNTLTLMGLSYHLVYLSQLLHSTSH; translated from the exons ATGATGAATGTTTTCGCCATTTCTCTTGTACTGGCCACACTTTTCACAGCAGGGGTCTTTTCTCCAAACCCAGAAAACAAAGAAGATGTTATAGTCAAAGAAGGTCACAGAGTTGTAGTTGTTGAATATGGGCCAAGTGATGGACAAACCAAGGTCTCAATTTCCCCACAAGAAACAGAGCATAAAGAAAAAACAGGGTATGTTTCAGATGTCAAAGATAAATTATCAGAAAAAGCAGAGCAAGTTAAAGAAAATGTTGGGTTTCATAGGTTGAATGCTAGAGAACTTGTTTGTGATGCTTTTGGAAAGTGCAAACATAGGATAGCAAGTGCACTTGAAGGGGCTAAAGACTCTGTTTCTGAAAAAGTgcatgaaattgaagaagaggcTAAAGAGGGTTTTGAGAAAGTGAAAGATAAAGCCCATGAGGCATCAGGAAAGGCAAGTGAATTGAAAGAAAAAGCCAAAGAATATGTTGTCAAGAAAGTGGATGAAGTGAAAGAAGGGGTTAAGGAAACTGCTGAGGAAGTGAGAACAAAAGCAGTTGACACAGCACATACACTGAAACTTCATTTGAAGAAGAATGCTTCAGAAGATCTTGATTTGATAAAAGATAAAGTGAAAGAAGACGCAGAAAGGCTTACAGTGGAAGGCAAAAAGGATTATCATGTTGTTCGCAGGTTCTTTTCTCATGTGTCAGCATACATCTTCTCCTCCAAGAACATTCGATCTTTGATGGGAATAATCCATTTGCTTGGATTTGCATTGTCTTACGGGGTTTGTGTTTGGATGACTTTCATATCAAGTAATATCTTGGCAAGGTCTTTGCCGAAGCAGCAATTTGCAATGGTACAGAGTAAGATTTACCCTGTTTACTTCAAGACTATGTCTTATGGTGTCGCCGCGGCATTTTTGGGCCATATGCTTCCATATTACTCTAATCTGACAGAAATAATCCAGGGTCTTGTTTTTCTGGTCATATTCTCCATGACTATGTTCAATTCTTTGTACTTGGAGCCTCGAGCCACTAAG GTGATGAGGGAGAGACTAAAACTGGAGAAAGAGGAAAGGAAAGGGAAAGATGTTTTTGATGTAGAACCAAGCATTTCAAGTGTGGATGCTTTGAAGGATCCAACAGGGATTAATACAGGGGAAACAGTAAGTCATGAACCTATTGAAACACAAGAAGGTTTGTCTGAGGAAACAGCAAGATTGAAACCACAAGTTGAGAGATTGAGTCAGACGCTAAAGAAGCTGAATGTAATCTCATCCGTACTCAATACACTCACGCTAATGGGTCTGTCTTATCACCTTGTTTACCTAAGCCAACTCCTGCATTCCACCAGTCATTAA